Proteins encoded in a region of the Zea mays cultivar B73 chromosome 2, Zm-B73-REFERENCE-NAM-5.0, whole genome shotgun sequence genome:
- the LOC103647399 gene encoding uncharacterized protein, which yields MRKAGEALKMQEGDDNWVWFMSQLKKAIGDLPLLAVCTDACKGLENAVKLVFPQADQRECFRHLMQNFVKRFGGDIFSKMYPTARAYRSEVSQFFYNQVVEASPDVKKWLDTYHKLKWRRSQFNPAIKCDYVTNNLAEVFNNWIKDWKDLPVVELADKCREMIMVLWEKRRRIGDKLNGKILPAVLQQLKARTRGLGHLSVTKAGFFSAQVEDNTNTHNRHVVKSYLHECTCLEWQHTGKPCPHALALITAQESVDVELEDFVHEFYSVQRFKNAYKRIIEPLPDKSQWPTVDLPYAVAAPLDKRGKGRYKKLRIKSCLEGGNSKGKKVATEKGKEADKNAVLEADMEGSNQSEKGKRKMIRGKRKCKRCGELGHSETSYKCPLNGTKKRKRKPRMNRTKYGDNAKIPKTRLQRSVQGQGAVQGEANVELESVQDHGVVQTEADVQLEVSLPVTPTRESILQDSPIRVTRSRLAMLLGDGQIDIQSPPKTTTPKKMLVKKLTPRKLKKM from the exons ATGAGGAAGGCTGGTGAAGCTTTAAAGATGCAAGAGGGTGATGATAATTGGGTATGGTTCATGAGCCAACTGAAAAAGGCAATAGGAGATCTTCCATTGCTTGCTGTATGTACAGATGCATGCAAAGGGTTAGAAAATGCAGTAAAACTTGTTTTCCCTCAGGCTGACCAAAGAGAATGCTTTAGGCATCTAATGCAGAATTTTGTTAAGAGGTTTGGAGGTGACATATTCTCTAAGATGTACCCTACAGCTAGGGCATATAGGTCAGAAGTTTCACAATTCTTTTACAATCAAGTTGTGGAAGCTTCCCCAGATGTAAAGAAATGGCTAGATACTTACCACAAGCTGAAATGGAGGAGGAGTCAGTTTAATCCTGCCATCAAGTGTGATTATGTCACCAACAATCTAGCTGAAGTCTTCAACAACTGGATTAAAGATTGGAAGGACCTTCCAGTTGTTGAGCTTGCAGACAAGTGTAGGGAGATGATAATGGTGTTGTGGGAGAAAAGGAGAAGAATTGGAGATAAACTTAATGGGAAGATCTTACCTGCTGTTTTACAACAATTGAAGGCAAGGACCAGAGGCCTAGGGCATCTATCAGTGACAAAGGCTGGTTTTTTCTCTGCACAGGTTGAGGACAACACAAACACTCACAACAGACATGTAGTGAAGTCATACTTGCATGAGTGTACATGCCTAGAGTGGCAGCACACCGGCAAACCTTGTCCACATGCATTGGCTTTGATTACAGCACAGGAGAGTGTGGATGTCGAATTGGAAGATTTTGTGCATGAATTCTACTCTGTACAAAGGTTCAAAAATGcatataagagaataattgaaccACTACCTGATAAGTCTCAATGGCCAACAGTGGATCTGCCCTATGCGGTTGCTGCACCACTTGACAAGAGAGGTAAAGGAAGGTATAAGAAACTAAGAATTAAGAGTTGTTTGGAAGGTGGGAATAGCAAAGGGAAAAAAGTAGCTACAGAGAAAGGCAAGGAAGCTGACAAGAATGCAGTACTAGAAGCTGACATGGAGGGTTCAAACCAATCTGAGAAGGGGAAAAGGAAGATGATTAGAGGCAAAAGAAAGTGCAAAAGATGTGGAGAATTAGGTCACAGTGAAACTAGCTACAAGTGCCCATTGAACGGAACAAAGAAAAG GAAGAGAAAGCCTCGCATGAATAGAACAAAGTATGGGGATAATGCCAAAATCCCCAAAACTCGACTTCAACGAAGTGTCCAAGGTCAAGGTGCTGTCCAAGGTGAAGCTAATGTCGAACTTGAAAGTGTTCAAGATCATGGTGTTGTCCAAACTGAAGCTGATGTCCAACTCGAAGTTTCTCTTCCGGTTACACCAACAAGGGAGTCTATTTTACAGGACAGCCCAATCAGAGTCACTAGGAG TCGGCTTGCTATGCTACTGGGAGATGGACAGATTGATATCCAGTCACCTCCCAAGACTACAACTCCTAAGAAGATGCTAGTGAAGAAGCTCACACCAAGGAAGCTGAAGAAAATGTGA
- the LOC100283225 gene encoding Annexin D5, whose protein sequence is MASLTLPPAPPNPRQDAIDLHKAFKGFGCDSTTVINILTHRDSVQRGLIQQEYRAMYHEELSHRISSELSGNHKKAMSLWILDPAGRDATVLREALNGDTMDLRAATEIICSRTPSQLQIMKQTYYARFGTYLEHDIAHHTSGDHQKLLLAYMGIPRYEGPEVDPTIVTHDAKDLYKAGEKRLGTDEKIFIRVFTERSWAHLASVSSAYHHMYDRKLEKVIKSETSGNFEFALLTILRCAENPAKYFAKLLRKAMKGLGTDDMTLIRVVVTRTEIDMQYIKAEYLKKYKKPLAEAINSETSGNYRTFLLSLVGHGH, encoded by the exons ATGGCGAGCCTCACCCTGCCGCCGGCGCCCCCCAACCCACGCCAGGACGCCATCGACCTCCACAAGGCCTTCAAAG GGTTTGGATGTGACAGTACAACAGTGATAAACATACTTACTCATCGCGATTCGGTGCAGCGTGGACTCATTCAACAGGAATACAGGGCTATGTATCATGAGGAACTCTCCCACCGTATTTCATCTGAACTCAGTGGAAACCACAAG AAAGCTATGTCGCTGTGGATTCTTGATCCTGCTGGACGTGATGCAACTGTTTTGAGAGAAGCTCTAAATGGTGACACTATGGATCTGAGAGCAGCCACTGAGATTATATGTTCCAGGACACCATCACAGTTGCAAATAATGAAACAGACTTATTATGCTAGATTCGGTACTTATCTTGAGCATGACATTGCTCACCACACATCCGGTGATCACCAGAAG CTTTTACTTGCATATATGGGGATTCCACGCTATGAAGGTCCCGAGGTTGATCCTACAATTGTGACACATGATGCAAAGGATTTGTACAAAGCTGGTGAGAAAAGGCTGGGTACGGACGAGAAGATTTTTATCCGTGTTTTCACTGAACGCAGTTGGGCACACTTGGCATCTGTTTCTTCTGCTTACCATCATATGTATGACCGGAAATTAGAGAAG GTTATCAAGAGCGAAACTTCTGGAAACTTTGAATTTGCACTTTTGACTATCCTCAGATGCGCGGAAAACCCAGCAAAGTATTTTGCTAAG CTCTTACGAAAGGCCATGAAAGGTTTAGGCACTGATGACATGACACTTATAAGGGTGGTGGTGACGAGGACCGAGATTGACATGCAATATATCAAGGCAGAGTACTTGAAGAAGTACAAGAAGCCATTAGCTGAGGCTATCAACTCCGAGACATCAGGAAACTATCGGACGTTCCTTCTTTCACTTGTTGGTCATGGCCATTAG